The Nonlabens spongiae genome contains a region encoding:
- the atpA gene encoding F0F1 ATP synthase subunit alpha, with amino-acid sequence MAEVNPAEVSAILKQQLSGFDATASLDEVGTVLTVGDGIARVYGLSNAQYGELVSFESGLEGIVLNLEEDNVGVVLLGPSTQIKEGDTVKRTQRIASLKVGEGIVGRVVNTLGEPIDGKGAISGELYEMPLERKAPGVIYRQPVTEPMQTGIKSIDAMIPVGRGQRELVIGDRQTGKSTVCIDTIINQKEFYDAGEPVYCIYVAIGQKASTVANIAKVLEEAGALAYTTIVAANASDPAPMQVYAPFAGAAIGEYFRDTGRPALIVYDDLSKQAVAYREVSLLLRRPPGREAYPGDVFYLHSRLLERAAKVIDDDAIAQNMNDLPESLKPLVKGGGSLTALPIIETQAGDVSAYIPTNVISITDGQIFLESDLFNSGVRPAINVGISVSRVGGSAQIKSMKKVSGTLKLDQAQYRELEAFAKFGSDLDAATLNIIEKGKRNVEILKQAQNNPYTVEDQVAIIYAGSKNLLRNVPVEKVKEFEKDYLELLNAKHRGVLDTIKSGKLTDEVIDTLTSVAKDLSSRY; translated from the coding sequence ATGGCAGAGGTAAATCCAGCAGAAGTATCTGCAATACTCAAGCAACAATTATCAGGTTTTGACGCCACCGCTTCTCTAGACGAGGTGGGAACCGTTCTTACCGTGGGTGATGGTATCGCTCGCGTTTACGGTCTTTCTAACGCCCAGTATGGTGAGCTGGTTTCTTTTGAAAGCGGTCTTGAGGGAATCGTACTGAACCTTGAAGAAGATAATGTGGGTGTCGTTCTATTGGGACCATCTACACAGATCAAAGAAGGTGATACCGTAAAACGTACCCAGCGTATTGCTTCCCTTAAAGTGGGTGAAGGTATCGTAGGTCGTGTTGTAAATACTCTAGGAGAGCCTATCGATGGGAAAGGTGCTATCTCTGGAGAATTGTATGAAATGCCACTTGAGCGTAAAGCTCCTGGAGTAATCTATCGCCAGCCTGTAACAGAGCCTATGCAAACCGGTATCAAGTCTATCGACGCAATGATTCCAGTAGGTAGAGGACAACGTGAGTTGGTTATCGGTGACCGTCAGACAGGTAAGTCTACAGTATGTATTGATACCATCATCAACCAAAAAGAATTTTATGACGCTGGTGAGCCTGTTTACTGTATCTATGTTGCAATAGGTCAAAAGGCTTCTACCGTGGCAAACATTGCAAAAGTTCTTGAAGAAGCTGGAGCTCTTGCCTACACTACTATCGTTGCTGCAAATGCATCTGACCCAGCTCCTATGCAGGTATATGCTCCATTTGCGGGTGCGGCGATAGGGGAATACTTCCGTGATACAGGTCGTCCTGCACTTATTGTGTATGATGATTTATCTAAGCAAGCGGTAGCTTACCGTGAGGTGTCATTATTGCTACGCCGTCCACCAGGGCGTGAAGCGTATCCAGGTGACGTTTTCTACCTTCACTCAAGACTATTAGAGCGTGCTGCAAAAGTGATTGATGATGATGCTATTGCTCAAAATATGAACGATCTGCCTGAGAGCTTGAAGCCATTAGTTAAAGGAGGTGGATCGCTAACGGCTCTGCCCATTATTGAAACACAAGCGGGTGACGTATCAGCTTATATCCCAACTAACGTAATCTCGATTACTGATGGACAGATCTTCCTCGAGTCTGACTTATTTAACTCGGGTGTGCGTCCAGCGATTAACGTAGGTATTTCTGTATCTCGTGTAGGTGGATCTGCTCAGATCAAGTCCATGAAGAAGGTATCGGGAACATTGAAACTTGATCAAGCTCAGTATCGTGAATTGGAAGCTTTCGCGAAATTTGGTAGTGATCTAGATGCTGCGACACTTAACATCATCGAGAAAGGTAAGCGTAACGTTGAGATCTTGAAACAAGCTCAAAACAATCCTTACACAGTAGAGGATCAGGTGGCAATTATCTATGCTGGTTCTAAGAACTTGTTGAGAAATGTGCCAGTTGAAAAAGTAAAAGAGTTTGAGAAGGACTATCTAGAGCTTTTGAATGCTAAGCATAGAGGTGTTCTTGATACCATCAAGTCTGGTAAATTGACAGATGAAGTAATAGACACGCTTACTTCTGTTGCAAAGGATCTTTCTTCACGTTACTAA
- the atpH gene encoding ATP synthase F1 subunit delta codes for MRLSRAASRYAKAILSLAVDKNEAAAVNEDMKNVMVTISKSKDLQNFLTSPLINAAKRKAGLKEVFKGSNALTQGLFNLLVENNRSEILQDVAMSYVVLFEEMNKREIATVTTAVEITPELEKKVLAKAKELAGKEITLQKKIDPSIIGGFVLRVGDKEINASVQNKFGELKRTFASY; via the coding sequence ATGAGACTATCCAGAGCAGCTTCTCGTTATGCAAAAGCCATTCTTTCCCTTGCTGTGGACAAGAATGAAGCCGCTGCTGTAAACGAGGATATGAAAAACGTGATGGTTACCATCTCAAAAAGCAAGGATCTTCAAAACTTCCTGACTAGTCCGTTGATCAATGCCGCTAAAAGAAAGGCAGGTCTCAAAGAAGTTTTCAAGGGCTCAAATGCATTGACTCAAGGTCTTTTTAATCTTCTTGTCGAGAACAATAGATCAGAAATTCTTCAGGACGTTGCCATGAGTTACGTGGTGCTTTTTGAGGAGATGAACAAACGTGAGATTGCAACGGTTACTACAGCTGTAGAAATCACGCCTGAGTTAGAAAAGAAAGTTTTGGCCAAGGCTAAAGAGCTAGCCGGTAAAGAAATCACTTTGCAAAAGAAGATTGATCCTAGCATCATAGGTGGTTTTGTGTTACGCGTAGGTGATAAAGAAATTAATGCAAGTGTTCAGAATAAGTTCGGTGAGCTTAAAAGAACATTTGCTAGTTATTAA
- a CDS encoding F0F1 ATP synthase subunit B yields MLEDFSPGLFIMQAIILIILIVLLGKFAWKPILAALSEREEGIESALKSAEQAKVEMARLEASNEAAAQEARMQRDEMLKEAREIKGQMIADASAQAQEKADKIIANAQEAIEAEKKAALADIKSQVAELSVEIAEKVTRKELSEKDAQLALIDKMLAEANI; encoded by the coding sequence ATGTTAGAAGATTTTTCCCCAGGGCTGTTTATCATGCAGGCGATCATACTGATCATCTTGATCGTGTTGCTAGGTAAGTTTGCATGGAAGCCTATACTTGCTGCTCTTAGTGAAAGAGAAGAAGGAATCGAGAGCGCATTGAAATCTGCTGAGCAGGCAAAGGTGGAAATGGCTCGTTTAGAAGCGTCAAATGAGGCTGCGGCTCAAGAAGCAAGAATGCAGCGTGATGAGATGCTTAAGGAAGCACGCGAGATCAAAGGGCAAATGATCGCAGACGCATCTGCTCAGGCTCAAGAAAAAGCAGACAAGATCATCGCAAACGCTCAAGAAGCTATTGAGGCCGAGAAAAAAGCAGCCCTTGCAGATATCAAATCTCAAGTAGCAGAACTTTCTGTGGAGATCGCAGAGAAAGTGACGCGTAAGGAACTGTCTGAAAAAGATGCTCAACTTGCGCTAATTGATAAAATGCTCGCTGAAGCAAATATCTAG
- the atpE gene encoding ATP synthase F0 subunit C: METVVANYNLIGAGLVVIGGGIGLGMIGGKAMEAIARQPEAAGKIQTAMIIIAALLEGLGFGALILGQVL, encoded by the coding sequence ATGGAAACTGTAGTAGCAAATTACAATCTAATTGGAGCAGGTCTTGTCGTTATCGGTGGTGGAATCGGTCTTGGTATGATAGGTGGAAAAGCGATGGAAGCTATCGCTCGTCAACCAGAAGCAGCTGGAAAAATCCAGACTGCAATGATCATTATCGCAGCACTTCTTGAAGGACTTGGTTTTGGTGCACTTATCTTAGGTCAAGTACTTTAA
- the atpB gene encoding F0F1 ATP synthase subunit A: MFRAYFKLAFFTVAFLSFAGVSAQDLTDGEAGPAHEEVMDNDGGKINTGKEINEYIAHHLKDSHDFHLFSYTNDAGERKHVGFPLPVIVWSSEGLRVFMSSEFHHDDAGEVKVDAGGVTLVKLHSKIYELQDGATSVAFDSEHHPTNAAKLLDFSITKSIFGVLVIGLLLVFLFGRLANQYKRKQIPTGFGRVLEPLVIYIRDEIARPNIGEQKHKKFMPYLLTVFFLIWIANLLGLTPLGFNITGQLAVTACLAVFTLVIYLVSGNKDFWMHMLWMPGIPVIFKPVLAVIELIGFLLIKPFSLLMRLFANITAGHFVLMSLIALMITLKDQFGAVGSTGVSLFLSLFIMVIELLVAFLQAFIFTMLSALFIGMAVAEHDHEEHEHMPEDDVDEVRERFI; encoded by the coding sequence ATGTTTAGAGCGTACTTTAAATTAGCTTTTTTTACAGTAGCATTTCTCTCTTTCGCAGGTGTTTCTGCTCAAGATTTAACAGATGGCGAGGCTGGCCCAGCGCATGAAGAGGTCATGGATAATGATGGTGGCAAGATCAATACAGGCAAGGAAATCAATGAATACATTGCCCATCACTTAAAAGACTCTCACGATTTTCATTTATTTTCTTATACAAACGATGCTGGGGAGCGTAAGCACGTAGGTTTTCCGTTACCAGTTATTGTTTGGTCAAGTGAGGGCTTAAGAGTTTTTATGTCTTCTGAATTTCATCACGATGATGCGGGAGAAGTTAAAGTGGATGCTGGGGGAGTGACTTTGGTGAAGTTGCACAGCAAGATTTATGAGCTGCAAGACGGTGCAACAAGCGTTGCTTTTGACTCAGAGCATCATCCTACTAATGCAGCAAAACTTCTAGACTTTTCTATCACTAAATCCATTTTCGGAGTGCTAGTAATTGGTTTGTTGTTAGTTTTTCTTTTCGGTCGACTGGCAAATCAGTATAAGAGGAAACAGATTCCTACTGGTTTTGGCCGTGTGTTAGAACCATTGGTTATCTATATACGAGATGAGATCGCACGTCCTAATATAGGAGAGCAAAAGCATAAGAAGTTCATGCCCTATCTATTGACCGTTTTCTTTTTAATATGGATTGCAAATCTTTTGGGATTGACGCCACTCGGATTCAATATTACGGGACAGCTTGCGGTAACGGCTTGTTTAGCGGTATTTACTTTAGTAATCTATCTGGTAAGTGGAAACAAGGACTTCTGGATGCACATGCTATGGATGCCTGGTATTCCCGTGATCTTTAAGCCTGTTCTAGCTGTCATTGAATTGATAGGTTTCTTATTGATCAAGCCTTTTTCACTATTGATGCGTCTTTTTGCAAACATCACCGCTGGACACTTTGTTTTGATGAGTTTGATCGCCTTGATGATCACGCTTAAAGACCAGTTTGGAGCCGTTGGATCAACCGGAGTATCCTTATTTTTATCATTATTTATCATGGTCATTGAATTGCTTGTTGCATTTCTACAGGCCTTTATTTTCACGATGTTGTCTGCCTTGTTCATAGGTATGGCGGTTGCTGAGCATGATCACGAGGAGCATGAGCACATGCCAGAGGATGATGTTGATGAAGTAAGAGAACGTTTTATCTAG
- a CDS encoding bactofilin family protein: MLKSKNQVDKKATNASQNRIGQGTEIEGDITSKGGFRIDGLLKGSLKTTGKVVIGREGRILGTLVCSNADIEGAFEGDMTVENLLSLKATAVVNGEVVTGKLMVEPGTEFNGSCTMNQGVKKLDTTKGGKKAGKTA, from the coding sequence ATGCTTAAATCTAAAAATCAAGTGGATAAAAAAGCTACTAACGCATCGCAAAACAGGATAGGTCAGGGCACCGAAATAGAAGGTGATATCACCAGTAAGGGTGGTTTCAGGATTGATGGGTTGCTTAAAGGTAGCCTTAAGACAACGGGTAAAGTTGTTATAGGCAGGGAAGGTAGGATATTAGGAACTTTGGTTTGCAGTAATGCTGATATAGAGGGAGCTTTTGAGGGAGATATGACCGTTGAGAACTTACTTTCCCTAAAAGCAACAGCTGTAGTGAACGGAGAGGTGGTTACAGGAAAACTCATGGTGGAACCAGGGACTGAATTTAATGGTAGTTGTACCATGAATCAGGGTGTTAAGAAACTGGATACAACTAAGGGAGGTAAGAAGGCTGGAAAAACGGCTTAG
- the porW gene encoding type IX secretion system periplasmic lipoprotein PorW/SprE: protein MALLLVVVGCSRKSNSFTSRNLHALSTKYNVLYNGKLALEEGLQSLEQTYQDNYWEVLPVERFEVIEEMQAPGAKPKNSSFERAEDKAIKAVQKHSMLIDQEEYNPQIDEAYLLLGKARYYDQRFIPALEAFNYILQFMPESDQTLSANIWREKVNMRLDNNETAIYNLNKILASSRSDIEQEDLATLNATLSQAYLNMKMLDSALVYMYKAANLTENKDTEGRYKFIAGQLYARAGEKDSALVYFDRVIDMHRKIPRNYYLNAFIEKVKLQDQDSLNRDQLLTLLDELAENRENRPWLDDIYSRKAILYEQLENTQAAEEFYNLSLRSNGPKDRYLIANNYSSLGSINFDKDEYVRAGKYYDSALTFYEPRTKEHRGVKKKRENLEDVITYELRRRSADSIFAVNAMSEAERTVYYQTYIDEFIAEEKRLEEQAEIAAANEAQNKAGVQNFNSMRSQNTKKNGRSVTAPPSLGPSFDNTRSKGNSFYFYNPQTVAQGKQTFQRKWGRRELADNWRRSKRQKNDLPDEEDVLDEEILEEELKPEHTVAYYTDQLITDPVALDSIAATRDFAYYQLGVIYKEKFKRNDLAIQRFDKLLTYDPEEKLELPTYYNLYLIYKEGGDDAFAKAEYFKNLILTEYPDTRYAEILRSPDAQIDDESSPEAIYSRLYRQYESSNYDFVITEVDRYETIFNGNPILPKMQLLKAYASGRLYGVEEYRKNLDYVAMSFPNSEEGKAAQKLVNESKSLSISNGFVDASKSTDFKLMYRFDRAQNDDLKRIKGEIDSVFVMNNYSFPVSIDVYDKKDNLLLIHDMRSQLSAEGVAELLEKSDFKIDLPFVIVSTKNYQVIQAYKKLDDYLVNNK, encoded by the coding sequence ATGGCATTACTACTTGTTGTGGTAGGGTGTAGTCGTAAATCCAATAGTTTTACGAGTCGTAATCTTCATGCCCTAAGCACAAAATATAATGTGCTCTACAATGGTAAACTAGCCTTAGAAGAAGGTTTGCAGTCTCTTGAGCAGACCTACCAGGACAACTATTGGGAAGTTTTGCCAGTAGAGCGTTTTGAAGTCATCGAGGAAATGCAGGCTCCTGGTGCCAAGCCTAAAAATTCCAGCTTTGAACGTGCAGAAGATAAAGCAATTAAAGCGGTACAAAAGCACAGCATGCTCATCGATCAAGAGGAATACAATCCACAAATTGATGAAGCCTATCTGCTGCTTGGAAAAGCTAGATATTACGATCAGCGGTTCATTCCGGCTTTAGAAGCATTCAACTACATATTGCAATTCATGCCGGAAAGCGATCAAACGCTTTCGGCAAACATCTGGCGAGAAAAAGTAAATATGCGACTCGACAACAACGAGACTGCGATTTACAACCTAAATAAAATCCTTGCTTCCAGCCGCAGCGATATTGAGCAAGAAGATCTGGCAACGCTCAATGCTACTTTATCGCAGGCCTATCTCAACATGAAAATGTTGGATAGCGCCTTGGTCTACATGTATAAAGCAGCAAACTTGACTGAAAACAAGGATACAGAGGGTCGCTATAAATTTATTGCGGGACAGCTTTATGCCAGAGCTGGTGAAAAGGATAGTGCGCTCGTTTATTTTGATCGTGTTATTGACATGCACCGCAAGATTCCACGCAATTATTATCTCAATGCTTTCATAGAAAAAGTCAAGTTACAAGATCAAGATTCGTTGAATAGGGACCAACTTCTTACATTGCTGGACGAGCTTGCAGAAAATAGAGAAAACCGTCCCTGGCTTGATGACATCTATTCTCGCAAAGCAATTTTATATGAACAGCTCGAGAATACACAGGCAGCCGAGGAATTTTATAACCTCTCATTGCGATCCAATGGTCCTAAGGATCGTTATTTGATAGCAAATAATTACTCTTCCTTAGGCAGTATTAATTTTGATAAAGATGAATATGTGCGAGCTGGGAAGTATTATGACAGTGCACTAACCTTTTACGAGCCGCGTACTAAGGAGCATAGAGGCGTCAAAAAAAAGCGTGAAAACCTTGAAGACGTTATCACCTATGAATTGAGAAGACGTAGTGCAGATAGCATTTTTGCGGTAAACGCAATGAGCGAGGCAGAGCGTACTGTTTATTACCAAACCTACATAGACGAGTTCATAGCTGAAGAAAAGAGGCTGGAAGAGCAAGCAGAAATAGCAGCCGCAAACGAGGCTCAGAATAAAGCTGGCGTTCAGAACTTCAATAGCATGAGGTCTCAGAACACTAAGAAGAACGGCCGGTCTGTAACAGCACCGCCATCTTTGGGGCCTAGTTTTGATAACACGAGATCAAAAGGGAACAGCTTCTATTTTTACAATCCTCAAACCGTGGCGCAGGGAAAACAAACCTTCCAGAGAAAATGGGGAAGGCGGGAACTGGCAGATAACTGGCGTCGCAGCAAAAGACAAAAAAACGACCTGCCTGATGAGGAAGATGTATTAGATGAAGAAATCCTAGAGGAAGAACTCAAGCCAGAACATACCGTCGCCTATTATACCGATCAACTCATTACTGATCCCGTGGCGCTCGATAGTATTGCAGCGACTCGGGACTTTGCCTATTACCAACTCGGCGTTATATATAAAGAGAAATTTAAACGTAATGATCTTGCGATTCAGCGCTTTGACAAGTTATTGACCTACGATCCAGAAGAAAAGCTTGAACTCCCTACATACTATAATCTTTATTTGATCTATAAAGAAGGTGGTGATGACGCTTTCGCGAAAGCGGAATATTTCAAAAACCTAATACTAACTGAGTACCCTGATACACGCTATGCAGAAATCTTGCGTAGTCCAGATGCTCAAATCGATGACGAAAGCAGTCCAGAAGCTATCTATAGTAGACTTTACCGTCAATATGAGAGCAGTAATTACGACTTTGTCATCACCGAAGTAGATCGCTACGAGACTATTTTCAATGGTAACCCCATATTGCCAAAAATGCAATTATTAAAAGCTTATGCTTCGGGTAGGTTATATGGAGTTGAAGAATACCGTAAGAATCTGGATTATGTAGCCATGAGTTTTCCCAATTCAGAAGAAGGTAAGGCCGCTCAGAAACTTGTCAATGAATCTAAAAGCTTGAGCATTTCAAATGGCTTTGTGGACGCATCAAAATCTACAGATTTCAAGTTAATGTATCGATTTGATCGTGCACAAAATGACGATTTAAAACGCATCAAAGGTGAGATCGACAGTGTTTTTGTGATGAACAATTACAGTTTTCCAGTTTCTATTGATGTCTATGATAAAAAAGACAATCTTCTATTGATTCACGATATGAGATCTCAACTATCTGCTGAGGGAGTCGCTGAATTGCTTGAAAAAAGCGATTTTAAAATTGACTTACCTTTCGTGATCGTCTCGACAAAAAACTATCAAGTCATCCAAGCTTACAAAAAGCTTGACGATTATCTAGTAAATAACAAATAA